The following are encoded in a window of Gammaproteobacteria bacterium genomic DNA:
- a CDS encoding NADH-quinone oxidoreductase subunit M, with the protein MHVPILSVLIWLPIAVGVAMPLLERRAGRAALFPAALAIALAVFLLSLSLYIGFEDDTAAMQFVERAAWIPAVGIDYHLGVDGISMPLILLTTFTTLLVALHAWNNVARQPAQYFAAFLILEGLMIGVFAALDAILFYVFWEAMLIPMFVIIGIWGGERRIYATIKFFLYTFLGSVFMLVALLYLHLQADSFQILDFHRLPLGQTAQTLLFIAFFLAFAVKIPMWPVHTWLPDAHVEAPTGGSVILAAILLKMGGYGFLRFSLPIAPDASAMLVWPMIGLSLVAVVYIGFVALAQQDMKKLIAYSSIAHMGFATLGFFVGFASAAHGTRAHALLGLEGGLMQMISHGFISAALFLCVGIMYERLHSRQIQDYGGVANTMPRFAAYLMLFALANVGLPGTSGFVGEFLVILASFQARLWIAFLAATTLILGAAYTLWMYKRVIFGKVGNARVAALQDIGLREQAMLAAAAAAVLLFGLWPAPLFEVMDPTMRQLLDHVLQGKGG; encoded by the coding sequence GTCTTCCTGCTCTCGCTGTCCTTGTACATCGGCTTCGAGGACGACACTGCCGCCATGCAGTTCGTAGAACGCGCCGCCTGGATTCCTGCCGTAGGCATAGACTATCACCTGGGCGTGGACGGCATCTCGATGCCGCTGATCCTGCTCACTACCTTCACCACGCTGCTGGTCGCCCTCCATGCCTGGAATAACGTCGCCCGGCAGCCGGCGCAGTATTTCGCCGCATTCCTGATCCTGGAAGGGCTGATGATCGGCGTGTTCGCGGCGCTGGACGCCATCCTGTTTTACGTATTCTGGGAAGCCATGCTGATCCCGATGTTCGTCATTATCGGCATCTGGGGCGGGGAACGGCGAATCTACGCCACCATCAAGTTCTTCCTGTACACCTTCCTGGGCTCGGTATTCATGCTGGTCGCCCTGCTCTACTTGCACCTGCAGGCCGACAGCTTCCAGATCCTGGACTTCCACCGATTGCCCCTGGGGCAGACGGCGCAAACGCTGCTCTTTATCGCGTTCTTCCTGGCCTTTGCGGTGAAGATCCCCATGTGGCCGGTGCATACCTGGCTGCCGGACGCGCATGTAGAGGCGCCGACCGGCGGCTCGGTAATCCTGGCGGCAATCCTGCTGAAAATGGGCGGCTACGGCTTCCTGCGCTTCAGCCTGCCCATCGCCCCGGATGCCAGCGCCATGCTGGTCTGGCCGATGATCGGCCTCTCCCTGGTAGCCGTCGTCTATATCGGCTTCGTCGCCCTGGCCCAGCAGGACATGAAGAAATTGATCGCCTACTCCTCGATCGCCCACATGGGCTTCGCCACCCTGGGCTTCTTCGTGGGTTTCGCCAGCGCGGCGCACGGCACGCGCGCGCATGCCCTGCTGGGCCTGGAAGGCGGACTGATGCAGATGATCTCGCACGGCTTCATCTCGGCGGCGCTGTTCCTCTGCGTCGGCATCATGTACGAGCGCCTGCACAGCAGGCAGATCCAGGACTACGGCGGAGTGGCCAATACCATGCCGCGCTTCGCCGCCTACTTGATGCTGTTCGCCCTGGCCAACGTAGGGCTGCCGGGCACGTCCGGTTTCGTCGGCGAGTTCCTGGTGATCCTGGCCAGTTTCCAGGCCAGGCTGTGGATCGCCTTTCTCGCTGCCACCACCCTGATCCTCGGCGCCGCCTACACCTTGTGGATGTACAAACGGGTAATCTTCGGCAAGGTCGGGAACGCGCGGGTCGCGGCGCTCCAGGACATCGGGCTGCGGGAACAGGCGATGCTGGCCGCCGCCGCCGCTGCGGTACTGCTGTTCGGGCTCTGGCCGGCGCCGCTGTTCGAGGTCATGGATCCCACCATGCGGCAGCTGCTGGATCACGTGTTGCAAGGCAAGGGCGGGTAG